A genomic segment from Fusarium fujikuroi IMI 58289 draft genome, chromosome FFUJ_chr04 encodes:
- a CDS encoding probable small nuclear ribonucleoprotein SM D3 has protein sequence MTSTIGIPIKLLNEAQGHIVTLEITSGQTYRGKLLDAEDNMNVQLKDITVTARDGRVSHLDQVYIRGSHVRFFIVPDMLRNAPMFRSRNVRGRGVGLARGRATVSRARAGGRGGR, from the exons ATGACTTCTACAATCGGTATCCCTATTAAGCTCCTGAATGAGGCGCAG GGCCATATTGTGACCCTCGAAATCACTTCCGGTCAGACCTACCGtggcaagcttctcgatg CTGAGGACAACATGAACGTTCAGCTGAAGGACATTACCGTCACCGCTCGCGATGGCCGCGTTTCCCATCTCGACCAAGTTTACATCCGTGGCTCACACGtgcgcttcttcatcgtTCCCGACATGCTTCGCAACGCCCCTATGTTCCGCAGCCGTAACGTACGTGGCCGTGGTGTCGGTCTTGCCAGAGGTCGCGCGACGGTCAGCCGAGCGCGCGCAGGcggacgaggaggacgataA
- a CDS encoding related to GCN4 translational repressor GCD14 protein — protein sequence MVQPSPFLEPGNTTSTGDLAIVLLSRDNLQPITLEQSTGAVDGYLEGATLNTRFGSFPHSTLLGIPWGSQVRASNVDTGSRGRKRRREATDDDTPTTTGPDDDVADVTSKPAKKAVAAASGFIHILRPTPELWTSSLPHRTQVVYTPDYSYILQRIRAVPGTRIIEAGAGSGSFTHASARAVYNGYPKDENDKKGKVFSFEYHEPRYNKMQEEIHEHKLDGVVQLTHRDVYGEGFNVDGKSPQATSVFLDLPAPWEALHHLSRQKPDKLRKESECANTPEWVSPLDPKRSVHICTFSPCIEQVTRTIEELRLLGWKDIDMVEISARRINTIRERVGANLPAERGNVQTPANVKEAMQRLKEINRKTKEFHKVHFKSTNGDGDSSAMDVDTPASDSPKTDTNGKAAEDSKPWMHGNLYHRPENDLKTHTSYLTFAVLPREWTEEDEAAAEAKWPCGKEGGVIGSLNRQARKQQTREKLAAKKKQKQENDTQKEGVVEETAEKQ from the coding sequence ATGGTTCAACCATCTCCTTTCCTGGAACCAGGAAATACAACTTCCACTGGCGACTTGGCAATTGTTCTTCTCTCCAGAGATAACCTTCAGCCTATTACACTGGAACAGTCGACTGGCGCAGTCGATGGATACCTGGAAGGTGCAACTTTAAACACGCGATTCGGATCTTTTCCTCACTCGACACTTCTTGGCATTCCTTGGGGTTCCCAAGTCCGTGCATCAAATGTCGACACTGGCTCAAGAGGGCGAAAGCGCCGTCGGGAGGCGACGGATGATGACACGCCGACAACGACTGGCCCAGACGATGATGTCGCAGATGTGACTTCTAAGCCAGCCAAAAAGGCTGTCGCAGCTGCAAGTGGTTTTATCCATATCCTCAGACCGACTCCTGAGCTCTGGACAAGCAGTCTGCCTCATCGAACTCAGGTCGTGTATACTCCCGATTATAGCTACATCCTTCAAAGAATACGAGCAGTTCCCGGTACTCGAATCATTGAAGCTGGAGCCGGCAGTGGAAGCTTCACACATGCCTCTGCACGTGCTGTCTACAATGGCTACCCCAAGGACGAGAACGATAAGAAGGGAAAGGTTTTCAGTTTTGAATACCACGAGCCTCGATATAATAAGATGCAAGAAGAAATCCACGAGCATAAGCTGGATGGTGTCGTGCAATTGACACATCGTGATGTGTATGGAGAAGGATTCAATGTGGATGGAAAGTCTCCCCAAGCAACATCAGTCTTTCTTGATCTCCCTGCGCCTTGGGAAGCGCTCCATCACCTTTCAAGACAGAAGCCCGATAAGCTAAGGAAGGAAAGCGAGTGTGCTAACACCCCCGAATGGGTCTCACCTCTGGACCCCAAACGAAGTGTCCATATCTGTACCTTCTCCCCTTGTATTGAGCAGGTGACAAGAACAATTGAGGAGCTCCGGCTTCTGGGCTGGAAGGACATTGACATGGTAGAAATCTCGGCTCGGCGGATCAACACTATTCGTGAGCGAGTTGGAGCAAACCTTCCTGCGGAAAGGGGCAATGTCCAAACACCAGCCAATGTGAAGGAGGCCATGCAAAGGCTCAAGGAGATCAATCGAAAGACGAAAGAATTCCACAAGGTGCATTTCAAGTCAACAAACGGTGACGGCGATTCATCAGCAATGGATGTAGATACCCCTGCCTCAGATTCACCCAAGACCGACACCAATGGAAAGGCTGCTGAAGATAGCAAACCATGGATGCATGGCAATCTCTACCATAGACCTGAGAACGATCTCAAGACTCACACGTCATATCTCACCTTCGCTGTGCTGCCTCGAGAGTGgaccgaggaagacgaagcaGCAGCTGAGGCGAAGTGGCCATGCGGAAAAGAGGGTGGAGTGATTGGGAGCCTCAACAGGCAGGCTCGCAAGCAGCAAACAAGGGAGAAGCTggcagcaaagaagaagcagaagcaggagaATGATACCCAGAAAGAGGGAGTGGTCGAGGAGACTGCAGAGAAGCAATAA
- a CDS encoding related to nicotinamide mononucleotide permease: MEKNFDEIAVGSQDGSSSDLEHIEVDWTEEEEAKLIRKVDFTIMPLLVLGFFALQLDRGNIGNALTDFFMADVGITQSQFNVGQQLLSAGIVLLEIPSNFILYRVGPAKWIGSQIIAWGLVATFQAFQKGLGAFLSTRLLLGLCEAGFIPAGLYTITRWYKRDETSKRFSIYFLGNMLASGASGLIAYGILHMRGIGGLGGWQWLFILEGIFTILVGILFILFFPDSPFNPVSLFKFGVFTEREKEILAKRILKDDPSKIHAKPNVTKEEFRNVMTNWRLIPHVLLTISALAPATTMGSYSPSLVKSFGYERLKSNALVSIGSWALVVTNLLWGYLGDRLQMRGPLVAFGIFMFWAFTIADRVMVFSPDGHTRFALLTLTHAFGWQWHPLNGSWMALNAGSAGERSITMAILIMSANTSGIIGSQLFQEHDAPLYKTGWTAIMALASVGLVMAVIANLQYFFLNGRRIGRKGLKYSP; encoded by the exons ATGGAGAAGAACTTTGATGAGATAGCTGTTGGTAGCCAAGATGGTAGTTCCAGTGATCTGGAACACATCGAAGTTGACTGgaccgaagaagaggaagcgaaACTCATTCGCAA GGTCGATTTCACTATTATGCCACTCTTagttcttggcttctttgCCCTTCAACTCGATCGAGGAAACAT TGGAAATGCTCTCACAGACTTTTTCATGGCCGATGTTGGGATCACTCAAAGTCAATTCAACGTTGGACAACAGCTTTTATCTGCGGGTATTGTCCTGCTTGAG ATTCCCAGTAACTTCATCCTCTACCGTGTTGGGCCGGCCAAGTGGATTGGATCCCAGATCATTGCATG GGGTCTCGTAGCCACATTCCAGGCCTTCCAGAAAGGTCTTGGTGCTTTTCTTTCcactcgacttcttcttgg TCTCTGTGAAGCTGGCTTCATCCCTGCTGGACTATATACAATTACTCGATGGTACAAGCGTGATGAGACCAGCAAGCGATTCTCAATCTACTTCCTGGGTAACATGCTTGCATCTGGGGCATCAGGTCTCATTGCATATGGAAT TCTTCACATGCGAGGTATTGGTGGACTTGGAGGTTGGCAATGGCTTTTCATT CTCGAGGGTATATTTACCATCCTTGTTGGAATTCTCTTCATCCTGTTCTTCCCAGACAGTCCCTTCAACCCCGTCTCACTCTTCAAGTTCGGTGTGTTCACTGAAAGGGAGAAAGAGATCCTAGCGAAGAGAATTCTGAAGGATGATCCTTCCAAGATTCACGCAAAGCCAAACGTTACTAAAGAAGAGTTTCGTAATGTG ATGACAAACTGGAGACTCATTCCCCATGTTCTACTCACTATCAGTGCTCTCGCGCCCGCTACAACAATGGGCTCCTACTCTCCAAGTCTTGTGAAGTCGTTCGGCTATGAGAGACTCAAGTCTAATGCCCTTGTGTCGATTGGATCTTGGGCCCTTGTTGTGACTAATCTGCTATGGGGTTATCTGGG TGATAGACTTCAAATGCGTGGTCCTCTGGTTGCCTTTGGAATCTTCATGTTTTGGGCATTCACA ATCGCTGATCGTGTCATGGTGTTTTCACCTGATGGACATACACGATTCGCTCTGTTGACTTTAACTCATGCTTTCGGATGGCAATGGC ATCCCCTGAATGGTTCTTGGATGGCTCTCAACGCTGGGTCCGCTGGAGAGAGATCTATCACCATGGCCATCCTCATTATGTCAGCCAACACATCTGGCATTATTGGGAGTCAACTCTTCCAAGAGCATGATGCTCCTCTTTACAAGACAGGTTGGACTGCTATCATGGCTCTGGCTTCGGTTGGTCTTGTTATGGCTGTCATTGCGAACTTGCAgtacttcttcctcaacggccGACGGATAGGTCGCAAGGGATTAAAGTATAGTCCTTAA
- a CDS encoding related to cysteinyl-tRNA synthetase, with translation MESLKLYNSLKPGAPVPFVPIEKGKVTWYACGPTVYDKSHLGHARNYVSTDIIRRILMHYFGFDVKFVMNITDIDDKIIIKARRQRLLELEKNKNYTKDELQDLALAAFRAYAKSSLPLLLKDGEDIDATNYAQRREAGYGHVLAGGTISGEGKPGDDEAKVKMHLSNMTAAAEAMASGEIFPGTDEILLPFLDSLYRETIDTRDQTMFTDLTQSMEKLFMDDMDALNVLRPDVITRVTEYVPQIADFVKRIVDKGFAYESEGSVYFDISAFEQAGNTYARLRPDNRNDKSLQEEGEGSLSKNLGGKKNPGDFALWKKSKAGEPFWPSPWGDGRPGWHIECSVMCSDVLGATIDIHSGGIDLAFPHHDNELAQSEAYFCEHGKGEHTWVNYFIHMGHLSISGSKMSKSLKNFQTIQDALATNYSSRGMRIVFLMGRWNDGVEISPDMRLQADNWESTISNFFINVKALLAEAGISHDVKSLSLSADGKASEGLLAELEQAKKDFEAALVNSIDTPKAMSVILKLVNTANVHLRDNKDADLVALESIARWITKIVGIFGLDSNASPPYEGLGWATVIASDVEPKTAVQPYAEVFTKVKSDVSGLSLESAEISSLLEQDPAAEFESIASGGSRDPEQLALPYLRAVSKLRDELRRIVSNQTPETKKAILSLTDRIRDEDLTNLGVYLDDRPDGQASLIKFIPAAELIAAREEKAAQAAEKARKKEEARLAREKADQEAREKAKVRPEDLFKGDERYSAWDEQGLPTKMKDGSDVPKSQLKGLKKQWDRQKKAHDDLKAKGLL, from the exons ATGGAGTCGCTAAAGCTCTATAACTCGCTCAAGCCTGGCGCTCCGGTGCCTTTTGTTCCCATTGAGAAGGGCAAAGTTACCTGGTATGCTTGCGGTCCTACTGTGTACGACAAGAGCCATTTGGGCCATGCTCGCAACTATGTCTCTACAGACATCATTCGTCGCATTCTGATGCATTACTTTGGCTTTGATGTCAAATTTGTCATGAATATTACCGACATCGACGATAAg atcatcatcaaggcaCGACGACAACGATTGCtcgagctcgagaagaacaagaactaCACGAAGGACGAACTTCAAGATCTGGCCCTGGCCGCTTTCCGGGCATATGCTAAGAGCAGCCTGCCTCTGCTGCTAAAGGACGGAGAGGACATCGATGCGACCAACTACGCTCAGCGCAGAGAGGCGGGATATGGACACGTGCTTGCAGGAGGCACCATTTCTGGTGAGGGAAAGCctggcgacgatgaggccAAGGTCAAAATGCACCTCAGCAACATGACTGCTGCCGCTGAAGCTATGGCTTCTGGCGAGATCTTCCCCGGCACCGACGAGATCCTATTGCCCTTCCTCGATTCGCTTTACAGGGAAACCATTGACACGAGGGACCAGACCATGTTTACAGATCTGACTCAGAGCATGGAGAAGCTATTTATGGACGACATGGATGCGCTCAACGTACTGCGGCCTGACGTTATCACTCGAGTTACCGAATACGTGCCCCAAATTGCCGATTTCGTCAAAAGAATTGTCGACAAAGGATTCGCATACGAATCCGAGGGATCTGTCTATTTTGATATCTCCGCGTTTGAGCAGGCCGGAAATACTTATGCGCGACTGCGTCCTGACAACCGAAATGACAAGTCTCTCCAGGAAGAAGGCGAGGGTTCCCTCTCAAAAAACCTTGGTGGAAAGAAGAATCCCGGCGACTTTGCTCTGTGGAAGAAGTCCAAGGCTGGCGAACCCTTCTGGCCTAGCCCTTGGGGAGATGGACGTCCTGGATGGCATATTGA ATGTTCGGTTATGTGCAGTGATGTTCTAGGAGCGACAATTGACATCCACTCTGGAGGTATCGACCTGGCATTCCCTCATCATGACAATGAGTTGGCACAGAGCGAGGCTTACTTCTGCGAGCATGGTAAGGGCGAGCACACATGGGTCAACTACTTTATCCATATGGGTCACTTGTCTATTTCTGGATCCAAGATGTCCAAGTCTCTCAAGAACTTCCAAACTATTCAGGATGCATTGGCTACGAACTACTCCTCGAGAGGAATGCGGATTGTGTTTTTGATGGGTCGATGGAacgatggtgttgaaatTTCACCCGATATGCGATTGCAAGCTGACAACTGGGAGTCAACCATCAGC aacttcttcatcaacgtcaaggcaTTGCTGGCGGAGGCTGGTATCTCGCATGATGTCAAGTCTCTGTCTCTCAGCGCAGATGGCAAGGCCAGTGAGGGTCTCTTGGCCGAACTCgagcaagccaagaaggacttTGAGGCTGCTTTAGTCAACTCAATCGACACACCAAAGGCTATGTCTGTTATCCTCAAGTTGGTCAACACTGCCAACGTGCACTTGAGAGACAACAAGGACGCTGATCTTGTGGCTCTTGAGTCCATTGCACGCTGGATCACCAAGATCGTGGGCATCTTTGGTCTCGATTCGAATGCTTCGCCGCCATATGAAGGCCTTGGCTGGGCCACAGTCATCGCCTCAGACGTTGAGCCGAAGACAGCTGTTCAGCCCTACGCTGAGGTCTTCACCAAGGTCAAGTCTGATGTTTCTGGCTTGTCTCTAGAAAGCGCCGAGATTTCTTCATTGCTTGAGCAAGACCCTGCTGCTGAGTTCGAGTCGATCGCTTCTGGTGGCTCTCGCGACCCTGAGCAATTGGCTTTGCCTTATCTCCGTGCCGTCTCTAAGCTTCGAGATGAGTTGCGTCGCATTGTTTCTAACCAAACACCCGAAACGAAGAAGGCTATTCTTTCTTTGACAGATCGTATTCGCGACGAGGACCTCACAAATCTAGGCGTTTACTTGGACGACAGACCCGACGGCCAAGCCTCCCTGATCAAGTTCATCCCCGCCGCTGAACTGATTGCTGCGCGTGAGGAGAAAGCTGCCCAAGCTGCTGAAAAGGCgcgaaagaaggaggaggctcgTCTTGCACGTGAGAAGGCcgatcaagaagctcgtGAAAAGGCCAAGGTCCGACCCGAGGATCTCTTCAAGGGTGATGAGAGATACAGTGCTTGGGATGAGCAAGGACTGCCTACTAAGATGAAAGATGGCAGCGATGTACCCAAGAGCCAATTGAAGGGTCTGAAGAAGCAATGGGACCGACAGAAGAAGGCGCACGATGATCTCAAGGCGAAGGGATTGTTGTAG
- a CDS encoding probable DIM1-rRNA (adenine-N6,N6-)-dimethyltransferase: MPKSSDSRRGGARKGPYDKPERKNIFKYNTNIGQHILKNPGIADMIVAKANLKPTDTVLEIGPGTGVLTTRILEQAKAVKAVELDIRMGAELTKRVQGKPEQQKLEIIMGDFAKLDLPEALPPFDVCISNTPYQISSIIISKLISLPRPPRVSILMVQREFGLRLCARPGDSLYSRLSVNTQFTSKVALIAKVGKNNFSPPPEVESVVVRLEPRPEVPAANIQELDGMLRICFSRKNKTLRASFIDSEELCQRNWITWAAMDPEKVSEQDLQFFRDSEDTIDAHQSVCGIPISKATLKSFIRSKIEHVLEKTELSEARSAKCDENDFLRLLLAFRENNIYFT, from the coding sequence ATGCCGAAATCGTCAGATAGCAGGCGCGGTGGTGCCCGCAAGGGGCCATACGATAAGCCTGAACGCAAGAACATTTTCAAATACAACACGAATATTGGCCAGCATATCTTGAAGAACCCTGGCATCGCCGATATGATTGTCGCAAAGGCAAACCTCAAACCCACCGACACTGTCCTCGAGATCGGTCCTGGAACCGGCGTCCTCACCACACGCATTCTAGAACAAGCCAAAGCGGTCAAAGCCGTAGAGCTCGATATACGCATGGGAGCCGAGTTAACAAAAAGAGTCCAAGGCAAGCCCGAGCAGCAAAAGTTGGAAATTATCATGGGCGATTTCGCCAAATTGGATCTCCCGGAAGCACTCCCACCGTTCGATGTTTGCATTAGCAATACCCCTTACCAGATTTCATCCATCATTATCTCCAAGCTGATTTCTCTCCCTCGGCCTCCTCGCGTCAGCATTCTTATGGTCCAGCGAGAATTTGGACTACGGTTATGCGCTCGACCTGGCGATTCCTTATACTCTCGCCTTTCAGTCAACACACAATTCACCTCCAAAGTCGCCCTGATCGCCAAGGTCGGCAAGAACAACTTTTCGCCGCCACCCGAAGTCGAATCCGTTGTCGTGAGACTTGAGCCACGACCAGAAGTGCCTGCCGCCAACATACAGGAGCTGGACGGCATGCTACGTATCTGTTTCTCAAGGAAAAACAAGACTCTACGAGCGAGCTTCATCGATTCAGAGGAGCTCTGCCAGCGAAATTGGATCACTTGGGCGGCTATGGATCCCGAGAAAGTCAGCGAGCAAGATTTGCAGTTCTTCCGTGACAGCGAAGATACAATAGACGCTCACCAGTCTGTGTGTGGAATCCCCATTAGCAAGGCCactctcaagagcttcatTCGGAGCAAGATTGAGCATGTCCTTGAGAAGACTGAACTCTCTGAAGCACGATCAGCCAAGTGTGACGAAAACGACTTCTTACGACTTCTTTTGGCGTTCCGCGAGAACAACATTTATTTCACATAA